The Salmonella enterica subsp. houtenae serovar Houten genome has a segment encoding these proteins:
- a CDS encoding membrane protein, whose protein sequence is MTIYLINNTHTYNNKTNELKSIKTGKMIKIAAMRVKCLEYMLNHAQQEIIYKKQLTNELWGERSQFISDANLTQILYLLRRDLKSFGLSQFFSTVPRTGIKVEADIIISNESKKIPFRLKKESYKYTALFFALLTMVTMFIYLIQ, encoded by the coding sequence ATGACTATTTATTTAATTAATAACACGCACACTTACAATAATAAAACCAATGAGCTGAAAAGTATCAAGACGGGAAAGATGATAAAAATAGCCGCAATGCGTGTAAAGTGTCTGGAATATATGTTGAACCATGCTCAACAAGAAATTATTTATAAAAAACAACTCACCAACGAACTTTGGGGAGAAAGAAGCCAATTTATCAGCGATGCCAACCTGACCCAGATTTTGTATCTACTACGGCGCGATCTTAAAAGCTTTGGTCTTAGCCAGTTTTTTTCTACTGTACCACGAACCGGCATTAAAGTAGAGGCGGATATCATTATCAGCAATGAAAGTAAAAAAATACCGTTTCGTCTGAAAAAAGAAAGTTATAAATATACGGCATTATTTTTCGCTTTGCTAACCATGGTTACAATGTTTATTTATTTAATACAATAA
- the leuO_2 gene encoding LysR family transcriptional regulator — translation MQPIKNARKIDYNLIKVFDMVITEGNATRAARKLDVTPAAVSQALLRLQNLYGEELFIRTRKGLIPSRKGKSLHHVFRQAIESIESTLYDKTYTQESNELIVLGSDITENYYFSALLDTMLVNRHVIKHYAIKKTGEYSPASMLMRGYADVIMGIQEIKNEMIESYLIDNLSDFVCICGEKSPLVGLEQMSLYNFYAARYAVYHSDMFSSFISDTIDLFKNSTPYTGRWELGYHSDSLFGVMNIVEKSDMVAILPEKIAAYFRDVRHYNIKIIRIPDEIIFRKLPIYAYLATNSARYKNAKKLISTFQSTFLFRPEKQPDTLAENSTSLCHL, via the coding sequence ATGCAGCCAATAAAAAATGCCAGGAAAATTGACTATAATCTGATCAAAGTATTCGATATGGTTATTACTGAAGGAAATGCAACCAGAGCGGCCAGGAAACTTGATGTTACGCCTGCGGCAGTCTCTCAAGCGCTTCTTCGCTTACAAAATCTTTATGGCGAAGAGTTATTTATCCGAACCCGTAAAGGATTAATTCCCTCCAGAAAAGGTAAGTCGCTCCACCATGTATTCCGCCAGGCAATTGAATCTATAGAAAGCACGCTTTACGATAAAACATATACTCAGGAGAGTAATGAACTTATTGTGCTGGGTAGTGATATAACAGAAAACTATTATTTTTCAGCATTGCTGGATACCATGCTAGTTAATCGACATGTTATTAAACACTATGCGATTAAAAAAACAGGAGAGTACTCGCCAGCCTCCATGCTAATGCGTGGGTATGCGGATGTGATCATGGGAATTCAGGAAATTAAGAACGAGATGATCGAAAGTTATCTTATTGATAATTTATCTGATTTTGTGTGCATTTGTGGTGAAAAGAGTCCACTGGTTGGACTTGAGCAAATGTCGTTATATAATTTTTATGCCGCCAGGTATGCTGTTTACCATTCGGATATGTTTTCTTCTTTTATCTCTGATACCATTGATTTGTTCAAAAATAGTACGCCTTATACGGGGCGCTGGGAGTTAGGTTATCATAGTGATTCACTATTTGGCGTTATGAATATTGTTGAAAAAAGTGATATGGTGGCGATTTTGCCAGAAAAGATTGCCGCTTACTTTAGAGATGTGAGACATTATAATATAAAAATAATACGTATACCGGATGAAATTATTTTCCGTAAATTGCCCATTTATGCTTATCTGGCCACGAACAGTGCTCGTTATAAAAATGCCAAAAAACTGATATCAACCTTTCAGTCCACTTTTCTTTTTAGGCCAGAAAAGCAGCCTGATACTTTGGCTGAAAATAGCACATCCTTATGCCATTTATAG